One genomic region from Pararge aegeria chromosome 14, ilParAegt1.1, whole genome shotgun sequence encodes:
- the LOC120629219 gene encoding protein penguin yields MQKIKRKSTEGDASSPKKKKVQFDTVREVQDIEKGEKVKKAFIKPKKDFKKGGKTPFNKPGLKGKHDVSKGNQNKVSKNQDPGEKPKWSEMKKEKKNLRLERRKAKATAEIFEISHKAKLLAAQIQRKVIKPDFKITASKELHSLIKGQYKAIALTHDLSRVIQVLLKHSTENIKKEITEELMDIMVPMMQSKYAHHSVKRILKYGTNFIRHEVIKKMFGHVVSLATHTISAPVLDYAYGEFASKKEKLHMQQEFYGDMYKNTKDDKVKTLSDTYKDSPEMKSAILQSCKANIQRILDKNLHDGELFHSVLYDYMRECSNEDRVELISTLSPLIVPLSNSLPGANAACICVWQGTNKDKKAILKVVKEHVIPLSKHKTGYRLLLAIFDSVDDTVLVKKTIVSTLATNIQDVASDQRGNMTLHWLVKPKDSTIFHPGITSFLEDGFKSGTSKKDPELRISELREAILPALKSNIEEDPKYWFDKARMPLVVAVLSIETSKSLLQALATVICDPNWVIPVPNKDTTVLAIEDAGIHMSLKKLAALDKTASDTLGEAVCENISDETLQAWLSTNRGCFFILTLIENNKENVSGKLKNKIKPYINILKQKSVEGAKLLIQSVQK; encoded by the exons ATGCAGAAAATAAAGCGCAAAAGCACAGAAGGTGATGCATCATCGCCGAAGAAAAAGAAAGTTCAGTTTGATACTGTTAGAGAGGTACAGGATATAGAAAAGGGCGAGAAAGTGAAAAAAGCTTTTATCAAACCAAAGAAGGATTTTAAAAAGGGAGGCAAAACTCCCTTTAATAAGCCTGGGCTTAAAGGAAAACACGATGTTTCTAAAGGTAATCAAAACAAAGTATCCAAAAATCAGGATCCAGGTGAAAAGCCCAAATGGTcagaaatgaaaaaagaaaaaaagaatttaagGCTGGAGCGTCGCAAAGCTAAAGCTACTGCTGAAATATTTGAAATCTCCCACAAAGCTAAATTATTAGCTGCACAGATTCAAAG AAAGGTAATCAAACCTGACTTCAAAATCACTGCATCTAAAGAGCTACATTCTTTGATCAAAGGCCAATACAAAGCAATAGCACTGACACACGATTTGAGCAGAGTAATCCAGGTATTACTCAAACACAGCACAGAAAACATAAAGAAGGAGATAACTGAAGAATTAATGGATATAATGGTACCTATGATGCAATCGAAGTATGCACACCACTCAGTAAAACGTATTTTAAAGTATGGTACTAACTTTATACGTCATGAAGTTATAAAGAAGATGTTTGGCCATGTTGTGTCTTTAGCAACACATACTATTAGCGCACCAGTTTTAGATTATGCATATGGAGAGTTTGCAAGTAAAAAAGAGAAGCTACACATGCAGCAAGAATTTTACGGTGATATGTATAAAAAC acAAAAGATGACAAGGTTAAAACATTGAGTGATACCTACAAGGACAGCCCTGAAATGAAATCGGCGATACTGCAGTCATGCAAAGCAAATATCCAACGTATTTTAGATAAGAATTTACATGATGGAGA gcTGTTTCATTCAGTATTGTATGATTATATGAGAGAGTGCAGCAATGAAGACAGAGTAGAACTGATCTCAACTCTCAGTCCATTGATTGTGCCTCTCAGCAATTCTCTTCCGGGAGCCAATGCAGCTTGCATATGCGTGTGGCAAGGGACCAACAAGGACAAGAAG GCAATATTAAAAGTGGTGAAGGAACATGTTATACCCCTAAGCAAGCACAAGACTGGCTACAGGTTGCTGTTAGCTATCTTTGACTCTGTTGACGACACGGTTCTAGTCAAGAAGACCATAGTCTCAACACTTGCTACTAACATACAGGACGTTGCAAGCGACCAACGTGGAAATATG acccTGCACTGGCTTGTGAAGCCAAAAGATTCAACCATCTTCCACCCTGGTATCACATCTTTCTTAGAGGATGGGTTCAAAAGTGGTACATCAAAGAAGGATCCCGAGCTTCGCATATCGGAGCTCCGAGAGGCAATATTGCCAGCACTAAAAAGCAATATAGAAGAAGACCCAAAATACTGGTTTGATAAGgccagaatgccattggtggtTGCTGTACTATCTATTG AAACATCTAAATCACTTCTACAAGCTTTAGCAACAGTGATTTGCGATCCCAACTGGGTAATACCAGTACCTAACAAAGACACCACAGTCTTGGCTATAGAAGACGCCGGGATTCACATGTCGTTGAAGAAGCTTGCTGCACTCGATAAGACAGCGTCAGATACACTTGGTGAAGCTGTCTGCGAGAACATATCTGATGAAACT TTACAAGCCTGGCTGTCTACAAATAGAGGATGTTTCTTCATCTTAACACTTATcgaaaataacaaagaaaacgTCAGCGGCAAACTCAAGAATAAAATCAAaccatacataaatattttaaaacagaaaTCTGTTGAAGGTGCTAAACTGTTAATACAATCcgttcagaaataa